The genomic segment CCGGTGAGCTCCGTTCCCGACGGAGAAACGTACTCGCCGACGGTCAGGTAGAGCGCTCCTCCCGAGCTCATCGGGAGCAGCCGCTGGACGATTCCCATTCCCGCCGTCGGCTCTCCGACGAGGTCGGCGGCGGCGCGGTCGTGAAGCGCGCCCGCGAAGATTTCCGGCGCGCCGCCCGTCCCGCCGTCGATCAGGACGATCGTCTTCCCGCTCCAGACGCGGCTTCCGGTCGTCGCGTAGTCGCGCGCGGGGATCTTCTTTCCGGAGAGCCGGGCAACGGGCCCCGCGGGAATGAAAAGGGATGCCGTCCGGACGGCTTCGTCGACGTCGCCCCCGGCGGAATCACGCACGTCCACGATGACGGCTCCCGCTCGAGGCTCCGAACGCAGCGCCTTCTCGACGGCCGCCGCGGTTCCGGGAGCGAAATACGGAATCCGGATGACCGGCACCTGGTCCTGCGCCTTCTGCGAGACCGCCGACGGCGTGTACGGCTTCCGCACGAGCCGCACCGTCACTTCGCGCTCGTCTCCGCCCCGCAGGACCTTCAGCGCGACGGCCGAACCCTCCGGACCGGCGATGCTCGACTCGATCTCCCAGAGCGCCTGGTTGCGGGTCGGCGTCCCCTCGATCGCGAGGA from the Thermoanaerobaculia bacterium genome contains:
- a CDS encoding S41 family peptidase; this translates as MKSNRSRLAFVLVSLAALFLLTALKGPVLAPGRDPVLKPLAIFTEVLNLTRSNYVEPVDVSTLLAGAYDGVTDAIDPFSYYVSGDRMSRYRAFEASRPLDSGLVLGRRGGFAYVVAPVPGSPADAAGIKSGDVILAIEGTPTRNQALWEIESSIAGPEGSAVALKVLRGGDEREVTVRLVRKPYTPSAVSQKAQDQVPVIRIPYFAPGTAAAVEKALRSEPRAGAVIVDVRDSAGGDVDEAVRTASLFIPAGPVARLSGKKIPARDYATTGSRVWSGKTIVLIDGGTGGAPEIFAGALHDRAAADLVGEPTAGMGIVQRLLPMSSGGALYLTVGEYVSPSGTELTGKGLRPTSRVDLFPDDTPGDAILKKAVEIAHGAPAKAAA